A single region of the Stegostoma tigrinum isolate sSteTig4 chromosome 8, sSteTig4.hap1, whole genome shotgun sequence genome encodes:
- the prdx6 gene encoding peroxiredoxin-6: MGINLGDVFPNFEADTTVGKIKFHEWLGDSWGLLCSHPADYTPVCTTELGRMAKMASEFQKRNVKMIALSVDSVKDHHGWTKDINHYVGDPQVQNLPFPIIADEKRELAVQLGMLDPAEKNKQGLPLTARAVFVIGPDKTLKLSILYPATTGRNFDEILRVIDSLQLTACKKVATPVNWKAGGECMVLPNISDEEASKLFPKGIRTENLPSSKSYLRFTPQP; the protein is encoded by the exons ATGGGAATCAATCTAGGTGACGTGTTCCCAAATTTCGAAGCTGACACAACCGTGGGAAAGATAAAATTCCACGAGTGGCTGGGAGACTC ATGGGGCCTCTTGTGCTCCCACCCTGCAGACTACACCCCTGTTTGCACCACAGAGTTGGGTCGTATGGCTAAGATGGCATCAGAATTTCAAAAGCGCAATGTGAAAATGATAGCGCTTTCTGTTGACAGCGTTAAAGATCACCATGGGTGGACCAAG GATATCAATCACTACGTAGGAGATCCACAGGTTCAAAACCTGCCATTCCCCATCATTGCTGATGAAAAAAGAGAGCTGGCTGTGCAACTGGGAATGCTTGATCCTGCAGAGAAGAACAAGCAAGGTCTACCACTAACTGCTCGTGCT GTGTTTGTTATTGGGCCTGACAAGACACTGAAACTGTCCATCCTGTACCCAGCTACCACCGGGAGGAACTTTGATGAGATCCTAAGAGTTATTGATTCCTTGCAGTTAACAGCTTGCAAGAAAGTGGCGACGCCAGTGAACTGGAAA GCTGGTGGGGAATGCATGGTCCTTCCCAACATTTCAGACGAGGAAGCAAGCAAGCTGTTCCCGAAAGGAATTCGCACTGAGAATCTCCCGTCTTCCAAAAGCTACCTGCGCTTCACACCTCAGCCCTGA